A single region of the Salmo salar chromosome ssa16, Ssal_v3.1, whole genome shotgun sequence genome encodes:
- the LOC106573192 gene encoding NADH dehydrogenase [ubiquinone] 1 alpha subcomplex subunit 9, mitochondrial produces the protein MAAAVLVSRPASVLPRFSSSCSPVVLSAIPLTVQQRKVHHAVIPRGKGGRSSSSGVAATVFGATGFLGRYVVNRLGRMGSQIVIPHRCDQYDLMYLRPMGDLGQIIFMEWDARNKDSIREALAHSNVVINLVGREWETKNYPFEDTYVSIPQQIAKATREAGITKLIHVSHLNADIRSPSKYLRNKAVGEKAVREEFPDAIIMKPAEMFGREDRFFNHFANMRWFGSAVPLISMGKKTVKQPVHVVDVAKAIINAIKDPDANGKTYALVGPNRYLLHDLVEYVYAVAHRPFVPYPLPRPLYHLVASFFAMNPFEPWTTPDKVDRFHTTDMKYPGLPGLEDLGIVPASVEQKAIEVLRRHRRFRFLEAELADTKPAKTVNY, from the exons ATGGCGGCTGCTGTGCTCGTTAGCCGTCCTGCGAGTGTCCTTCCCAGGTTTTCTA GTTCCTGCTCCCCTGTGGTGCTGTCAGCCATCCCTTTGACAGTCCAGCAGAGGAAGGTCCACCATGCTGTCATCCCCAGAGGGAAAGGGGGGCGCTCCTCCTCCAGTGGGGTAGCAGCCACAGTCTTCGGAGCCACCGGCTTCCTGGGCAGATATGTTGTCAACCGCCTGG GTCGTATGGGTTCTCAGATTGTGATTCCTCACCGGTGTGACCAGTATGACCTCATGTACCTCAGGCCCATGGGGGATCTCGGCCAGATCATCTTTATG GAGTGGGATGCCAGGAACAAGGATTCTATCAGAGAAGCGTTGGCGCACTCCAATGTGGTTATCAACTTGGTGGGACGAGAGTGGGAGACGAA GAACTATCCCTTTGAGGACACCTATGTGAGCATCCCTCAGCAGATTGCCAAGGCCACCAGGGAGGCAGGCATCACAAAGCTGATCCACGTATCTCACCTCAACGCTGACATCCGCAGCCCCTCCAAATACCTTAGGAACAAG GCAGTAGGTGAGAAGGCTGTGAGAGAAGAATTCCCTGATGCCATCATCATGAAGCCCGCTGAGATGTTTGGAAGGGAAGACAGATTCTTCAACCATTTTGCCA ACATGCGTTGGTTTGGGAGTGCCGTGCCTCTCATCTCCATGGGAAAGAAGACCGTGAAGCAGCCTGTTCAT GTGGTGGATGTGGCAAAGGCTATCATCAACGCCATCAAAGACCCTGATGCTAATGGAAAGACATATGCACTAGTCGG ACCTAACCGTTATCTCCTTCATGATCTGGTGGAGTATGTATATGCTGTGGCACACAGGCCCTTTGTGCCCTACCCACTCCCACGCCCTCTCTATCA TCTTGTTGCAAGTTTCTTTGCAATGAACCCATTCGAGCCTTGGACAACTCCTGACAAAGTAGATCGG TTCCACACCACAGATATGAAGTATCCAGGGCTTCCTGGCTTGGAGGACCTGGGCATCGTCCCTGCTTCCGTAGAGCAGAAAGCCATTGAGGTCCTGCGTCGCCACCGCCGCTTCCGCTTCCTGGAGGCTGAGCTGGCCGATACCAAGCCGGCCAAGACGGTTAACTATTGA